Proteins from one Peromyscus eremicus chromosome 8a, PerEre_H2_v1, whole genome shotgun sequence genomic window:
- the Krt39 gene encoding keratin, type I cytoskeletal 39: protein MDTKGSTATISSSTAPRNCSGNTNFRTSSSNNSCHSGQSTGHAQRTPQGQGCRPTPCLYRTPNYLIRTYNFHPCLEDCSLCGEGINSHEKETMQILNERLANYLEKVRMLEGENSELEDKIQKECSKALPVLCPDYLSYYTTIEELQQKILCTKAENSRLVSQIDNTKLAADDLRANYEAELSLRQLIEADAKGLKQILDVLTLSKADLEARVQSLTEELLCLKTNHEEEISSLQCQLGDRINIEVTAAPSIDLNQILQEMRCRYESIVETNRKDVEQWFNTQMEELNQQVGTSSQQQQCCQKDVIELRRTMSALEVELQAQHRMRDSQECILTETEARYTTLMAQIQGLIHNLEAQVSDIRGALERQNQEYQVLLDIKSRLECEIATYRSLLESLDGRLPCNPCATKCEPSCQAGAMECFAPIYTSSCLPWIHKPCNASGPPSRILVKICTITKEIKDGKVISSHEHVQPCYIIRPAKV, encoded by the exons ATGGATACCAAGGGTTCTACAGCAACTATTTCTTCTTCAACGGCACCCCGAAACTGCTCTGGGAATACAAATTTTAGAACCAGCTCTTCTAACAACAGTTGTCACAGTGGCCAGTCAACTGGCCATGCTCAAAGAACTCCCCAGGGCCAGGGCTGTCGACCCACCCCTTGCCTTTATCGCACCCCTAACTACTTGATAAGAACCTACAACTTCCATCCCTGCCTGGAAGACTGCAGCCTGTGTGGTGAAGGCATTAACAGTCACGAGAAAGAGACCATGCAGATTTTGAATGAACGCCTTGCTAACTACCTGGAAAAGGTGCGGATGCTGGAAGGGGAAAACTCCGAACTAGAAGATAAAATCCAGAAGGAGTGCAGCAAGGCGCTCCCTGTCCTGTGTCCCGACTACCTGTCCTACTACACCACCATTGAGGAGCTGCAGCAGAAG ATCTTGTGTACCAAGGCTGAGAATTCCAGACTGGTCTCACAAATTGACAACACCAAACTGGCTGCAGATGACTTGAGAGCCAA ctatgaAGCCGAGTTATCGCTGCGCCAGCTCATAGAAGCTGATGCCAAGGGCCTGAAGCAGATCTTGGATGTGCTGACTTTGAGTAAGGCTGACCTGGAGGCTCGAGTCCAGTCTCTGACAGAGGAACTTCTGTGCCTCAAAACCAACCATGAAGAG GAAATCAGTTCCTTGCAGTGCCAGCTGGGGGACAGAATCAACATCGAAGTCACAGCTGCTCCTTCCATTGACCTAAATCAAATTCTACAAGAAATGAGATGTCGCTACGAGTCCATTGTGGAGACAAACCGTAAAGACGTAGAACAATGGTTCAATACACAG ATGGAGGAGCTGAACCAACAAGTAGGGACCAGCTCCCAGCAACAGCAGTGCTGCCAGAAGGACGTCATAGAACTGAGACGTACCATGAGTGCCCTCGAGGTGGAACTGCAGGCCCAGCACCGAATG aGAGATTCCCAAGAATGCATCCTCACAGAGACAGAGGCCCGCTACACAACCCTGATGGCCCAGATCCAGGGTCTGATCCATAACCTGGAGGCTCAGGTGTCAGATATCCGGGGTGCCCTGGAAAGACAGAACCAGGAGTATCAAGTTCTGCTGGACATCAAGTCCCGGCTGGAGTGTGAGATCGCCACCTACCGCAGCCTTCTGGAGAGCTTGGATGGCAG GCTTCCCTGTAACCCATGTGCCACCAAAtgtgagccatcctgccaggccGGAGCTATGGAGTGCTTTGCCCCAATTTACACATCTTCATGCCTCCCTTGGATTCACAAGCCTTGCAATGCCTCTGGACCCCCATCCAGGATACTGGTTAAGATATGCACCATCACCAAGGAGATCAAGGATGGGAAGGTCATTTCTTCTCACGAGCATGTGCAGCCTTGTTACATCATCAGACCTGCCAAAGTCTAG